The sequence GTCATGCGTGCCTTCCCTTGTCGGCTTGTTTCTTCGGATTCTATCACCATTTTACGCTGCTGCGACGCGCAAGCACACCCCCTTGAAATATTGTTGCAATGCACAAATATATTTGACATCACGTTGATATCAATAATATTATTCAAATTGTGCACCGCACCAACAACCAAGGAGCAAGACCATGCAAGCGAATGAAGCCCTGAAAGCCTTCAGCCTGAAGCAGCTGGAATCCGCGCTGCAACTGGCGCAAATCTCCCTGCAAAGCACCGAACAACTGATCCGCCTGCAACTGGACGTCGCCAAGAGCACGCTGGAAAGCCAGGCACAGAAGGCCCAAGCCGCTACCGAATTGAAGACCCCGGAGCAGCTGGCCCAATACAACAAGGACAGCATCAAGGCGGGCCTCGAAAGTGTCCTGAGCTACTCCAACTCGCTGTACGAACTGGCCAGCCAGACCCAGAGCGAACTGGGCAAGCTGGGTGAAAGCCAGCTGACCGCGCTGAACAAGGACATCATCAGCACGCTGGACCAGACTGCCAAGCACGCCCCGGCCGGTTCGGAAACCGCGGTTGCCGTCGCCAAGCAAACCGTGCAAGCCACCGCTGCCGCCATTGACAGCCTGACCAAGGCTGCCAAGCAAGTGGCTGACTTTGCCGAAGCCAGCGTCAAGGCTGCTGCAACCGCCACGACGGACGCCGTACGCCAGGCTGCCCGCCTGTAATCCGGTAAACACTGTCAACAAAAAGGCGACCTGATGGTCGCCTTTTTGTTTGCGCGCCCCCGCCTTACGGGCGTTCCACCGCCAGCGCCACACCCATGCCAC is a genomic window of Leeia aquatica containing:
- a CDS encoding phasin family protein, giving the protein MQANEALKAFSLKQLESALQLAQISLQSTEQLIRLQLDVAKSTLESQAQKAQAATELKTPEQLAQYNKDSIKAGLESVLSYSNSLYELASQTQSELGKLGESQLTALNKDIISTLDQTAKHAPAGSETAVAVAKQTVQATAAAIDSLTKAAKQVADFAEASVKAAATATTDAVRQAARL